In Pseudomonas sp. LRP2-20, the genomic window TAGCCGTGCTGACGTAGAAACTTCTGCAGCAGGTCGAGTACTTCAAGATCATCGTCAACAATCAGCAAATGGCTCACACAAAGGTACCGCGAACAAAGGCAATTACGGCGTACTGTAAGGCCATCTCCGGGCCGCCGTCATATATTTCAATCCGGAAACAAAGTGTCAGCCGCGAGATAATTCGGACATTCCCAGGCAATCAATCCCCTGCAGCATCGGCGCCACTTCTTCACAGGAATGTGCCTATGCAAACCCCTTCTGCTGCCTGGCTATCTGCCCGCAACACGGTCCTTGCCTTGTCGCTGCTCGCTGCCAGCGGCTGCAGCCAGCGCTCGCCGGCCGGCGCCTGCGGCCCTGTTGCCCATCAGCTCAGCGACCCGGCCGAACCGGCCAACCGCGCCGTGTTCGCCTTCAACCGCAGTGTCGACGATTACCTGCTGGCGCCGGTCGCCCGTGGCTATACCGCGTTGCCGAACTTCGCCCAGCAAGGCATGCACAACTTCGCCGCCAACTTCGGTGAGCCCAAGGTATTCGCCAACGACCTGTTGCAAGGCAACGGCCAACGGGCGATGACCAGCCTGAGCCGCTTCATTTTCAACACCACCCTCGGTGTGGCCGGCCTGATCGATGTCTCCGGCAAGATGGGGCTTGCCCGCCATGAGTCGGACTTCGGCCAGACCTTCGGCGTGTGGAACATCGCCGATGGCCCGATCGTCGAGCTGCCGCTGCTGGGCACGCACAACCTGCGCGATGCAACTGGCCGGGTACTGGGCTTGGCGCTGGACCCGTTCGGCGACAACAGCGATACGGTCCAGACCCTGGGCACCGTGGCCATGGCCGGTGGCGTGGTGGATGGCCGGGCGCAGGCGTTACCGCTGACCGACAAACTGCGCACTCAGCCGGACTACTACCAGGCCCTGCGCGACTACACCGCGCAGCAGCGTGCCAACCAGGTTGCCGAGGGCAAACTCGGCGCACCCGGCAAGCGCCCGGACCAATGTCAGGGAGGCAATACCGGTGAATGATGCTGTTTCACTGTTCCGCCGTGTGGAATGCGGGGCCGAGCAGCCGGTGCTGTTGCACGAACTCGAAGCCCGCGTCTCGGCGGATGGGCGCGAACTGATTGTCAGCCGCTATCGGGAACGTTACGGCAGTGGTGGCGATACCCAGCGTCACGAAGTGCATCGCCGGGTACCGATCGCCGCATTGCTCAAGTGGATGGCCAAGGAAGGCACGACACCCCAGCCATCCTGATGACGGTGCTCAATGCGTCATCTTGCTCACGGCGGCCACCAGTATCGGGCCTAGTTCGGCATCGGTCATCGCCGGGCTGACCTGCATGTGCGCCAGGTCGCTCCAGTCCATAGTCCACTGCAACACCGGCTGCAGGTCATTGCTTTCAACCACGGCAAAGCCCTGCAGCTCGCCTACCGCATGCCAACGGCCATGGACCTTCAGCTCGGCAGGTGGCAGGCCGCCGGTCTTGGCGAAGCGGGCCATGACGGCGTTGCGGTTTTCCGGGGCAATGCTCCATTGAATGATGAAAAGCATGTGGCACCTCCCAGTCGCTCGGCACCTGTGCCAAACACGCGCTCCGGGGGCGCCGGGGCCTGGAGCGGGTGAATGCGCCATGTTTAGGCATAGCAGGATGAGCAGCCCATTGCCCGGCTGATTGTCGGAATCTGTACCGGCCTCTTCGCGGGCAAGCCCGCTGCCACAGGGATCGAACGGTACCTGTGCAAGCAACTGTGTTGCTCAGCCGCCGAAGACTGGCGCAATCCTTGTAGCCTGGCCGATTGAATGTCCGAATCGCGACAGTGAGTGCCTGTTCGACGTGAGACAGGCATTGCCCGGCTGGATAACCTCCCTCGGGCAATGCCTTGCCATCACTCGAAAAAGAGCCTCGCCCATGACGACTCCTGCCGCCACCTTGGCCCCTGCCGCCAGCGCTGCCGACCAACCCCAGGGCTTCCTGGTCCGCATTGTCGGCGCCGCTGCATTCGCCCACCTGCTCAACGACCTGATCCAGGCCGTGCTGCCGTCGATCTACCCGATGCTCAAGCGTGATTTCTCGCTGAGTTTCGCCCAGATCGGCTGGATCGCCCTGATCTACCAGGTCACCGCCTCGCTGCTGCAGCCCTGGGTCGGCATGTACACCGACAAGCGCCCCATGCCATACCTGCTTCCCACCGGCATGCTGTTCACCCTGGTCGGCATCGCCCTGCTCGCGTTCGCCAACAGTTACGAGATGCTGTTGGTCGCCGCTGCCGTAGTCGGTATCGGTTCGGCAACCTTCCATCCGGAAGCCTCGCGGGTGGCGCGCATGGCCTCCGGCGGGCGCTTCGGCACCGCGCAGTCGACCTTCCAGGTCGGCGGCAACACCGGCTCGGCGATCGGCCCGCTGCTGACCGCCGCCATCGTCATCCCCCACGGCCAGCCGGCCATCGCCTGGTTCATGCTGGCGGCCGGCCTGGCCATCTTCGTGCTGCTGCGCATCACCGGCTGGACTCTGCGCCATGGCCAGACCCAGCTCAAGGGCCTGGCCGGGCAACAGGCGCCAGGGCTGTCGAAGGGCGCCATGTGGCGGGCCGTGGGCGTGATCGCCGTGCTGATGTTCGCCAAGTTCGTCTACATCGCGTCGTTCACCAACTACTTCACCTTCTACCTGATCGAGCACTTCGGCCTGAGCGTGCAGCAAAGCCAGCTGTACCTGTTCGTATTCCTTGCCGCGGTGGCCCTGGGCACCTTTGCCGGTGGGCCAGTGGGTGACCGCATCGGGCGCAAGGCGGTGATCTGGGTCTCCTTCCTTGGCGTGGCCCCGTTCGCCCTCGCCCTGCCCTACGCCAACCTGGCCTGGACCGCCGTGCTGGCGGTGGCCATCGGCCTGGTGATGTCCTCGGCTTTCGCAGCGCTGGTGGTGTACGCCCAAGAGGCAGTGCCTGGCCGGGTCGGCATGGTGTCAGGGGTGATGTTCGGCCTGATGTTCGGCATCAGCGGCATCGGTGCCGCGGGCCTTGGCGAACTGGCCGACCTGCATGGCATCGAGTGGGTGTATCAGGTGATTTCGTTCCTGCCGCTGCTCGGCCTGGCCACCGCACTGCTGCCGGCGACCCGTTCGAAGGCGCAGCCTACCCGCTGCTGCTAAGATGCGGCGCTTGCCGGACTGCACGAGAGCATCATGGTCAAACCCCAGCACGAATTGCTGATGGAGGTCGATGAATGGCCCTGGGAGGTGGGCAGCCGGGCAACCGACTACCCGCCGGACTGGTACATCGCCCCTCACTCGCATGCCAAGCACCAGCTGATCTACGCCATCAAGGGCCTGATGCTGGTCGAGTCCGAGGCCGAGCGCTGGACCGTGCCACCCAGCCGCGGCATCTGGATGCCCTGCGGCCAGCCGCATGCGATTCGCTGCGTCGGTGACGTGAAGATGCGCAGCGTGTTCGTGCGCCCCGATGCAGCAACCGATATGCCGCAACAGAGCAAGGCCATCAGCATCTCGCCGTTGCTCAGTGAGCTGATCAAGGCGTCGGTCGACTTCACGGGGCCGTTTGTCGAGGACTCGCGAGAAGCGCGGATCATGCGTCTGATCCTCGATGAAATCTGCGTGCTGCCGACCCTGCCGCTGAAGCTGCTGCACCCCAGCGACGCGCGCCTGCGGGCCATCTGCTCGGCCCTGCACGAGCGCCCACACGACACCTCGACCGTGGCCGACTGGGGCGCGCACCTGGGCGTCGACGAGAAGACCATCCAGCGCCTGTTCCGCAAGGAAACCGGCATGACCTTCGGCCAGTGGCGCCAGCAGGCGCGGCTGATGCAGGCGCTGGAACGCATCGCCCTGGGCCAGCGCATCATCGATGTGGCGGGCACGCTGGGCTACGACAGCCCCAGCGCGTTCGCCAGCATGTTCAAGCGCCAGTTCGGCATCACCCCCAGTCAGTTCTTCAAGTGACCTGAACATTGCTACATAACGTTTCAGCTGCGGCGGAAATCAACGTGGCTGCGCTGCCCGTGCGCGTGAACCAGATCCAACCCTGCAATGCTCAGCAAATCCGGGCATCCGACGGGCATTTGTTGCACATGAGTTGAAACAAATAGCGAGGGTATTTGTAGGACGTTTCGCCAGCCCAGTGTAGGCAGAATCGCGGCAACGGCCTTTTCCTGTATGAAACCTCAGTATCCAGAGGATTTTGGGGCTGCTACGGTCCGTTTTTCCTACAGCGGCACGGATGCCAATGGCACGAGAGAAACATGGATCAATACAATAAATCTGGCCTGGCCTTGCAGAAAAACTTGCTCAACCTGCGACGGCAGCGGGACCGCTTGAAGGCCGAAGGCAAACACAAAGATGCAGAGCGACTGGCGCGTGACATTGCGCGGATAGAAGCAGTCGTGGCCGCATTGCCTGCGGCGGCCAAACCGCCGACGCTGCAGTAGCAAGGCAAGCGCCCCGTCAGCGCGGGGCGCGGTTTGCACATGGCCTTGCGGCCTTGGCCCGGTCGCTCAGACAGCCGCCTTGCTGTGCACGGCCTTGGTCCCTGCCCCCAGGCAGGTCACGGCAAAGGCAATCACCAGCGCCCCGGTGCCCAGCAGGAAGATCAGTTGCTGGTTGGAGCCTTCCACCAGCAGGGCGATCAGCGCCGGGGTCACCGCTGCCGCGCCCATCAAGGTAATGCTGACCAGCGGCGTGAGCTTGCCGGTCGGGTCGTTGGTGGTGATCAACGCCATGTAGTAGGACAACGACAGCACCCAGCCAAAGTTGATCAGCAGCAGCGCGACGAACAGCTGCATCGGCGTGCGGGTGTGGCCAGTGAGCATGGCAATGGAGATGAACACCGCCACCAGCCCCAGCGCAATCATCAGCTGGCGGTTGACCCGCGCCCCCAGCAGGCTCGGCAGCCCGGCCCCGGGCAAGCCACCGATGGCCGACAGGCCGAACGCCCAGCCGATATCGACACCAGCGATGCCTTGGTCACGCGCCAGCTGGTCGATGAAGCCCCACACGCAATAAATGGCGATCTGCATGAACAGCATGCCCAGCAGCGCCGTGCACCCCGTGCGCGCCGAGCCGACTTGGGCCGGCGAGCCTTCACCGCTGGCCAGTGACAGCGCCGGGCGCCGCGGCAAGACCAGGCTGGCGCCGCAAATCAGCAGGTACCACAGGCCGAACGCGCTCAAGGCGGTCACCGTCCCACTCTGCGCGGCAAGCAACGGCAGCGCTGCGCTGAACAACGAGTACTCCGGCGTCTGCAACAGCAACATCAGGCCAAATGAACGGTCCTGGTTGGGCAAACGGCCCAGCGTCGACACCGCATAGGCATACACCAGCCCCGCACAGGTGCCGGCCGCCAGGCGCACCACCAGCAACATCGTGTTGCTGGTGGCAAAAGCCGTGGCCACGCTCAGGGCCACGCACAGCGCACCGACGCACAGGCACAGACTGCGCCCGCCGTGGCGCTTCATCAGGATCGGGCACAGCAAGGTGCCCAGGGTCATGCCGATCATCTCGACCGACACCACCCAGCCCTGCTGGTCGAGTGACAGGCTCAGTTGCTCGGTGAGCAAGCCCATGAAAATGGGTTGCACACCGCAGACGATGAATGATGTACAGGCAATGAAAATCAAGGCGGCACGCAGCAGCTTGGAATCATTGGTCATGGGAGGACTCCGACACGGCATTTGTTTTTATTGTGGGTGTTGAACCGGCCCGAAAGCCCCGTAGCAGGGGGTTGGGCTGGTCACGAGGGCCATCCTGGGCCGAGATCGAAGGCTTTGAAAGTTAATTATCGGAATCGACTTCAGTGGGCTTTTTAATACAGCCCGCTGCCCTGCCTGCATCAAGAAATGCACTGCGGTCGATCCTGATAATTAATTTGTGAGGGAGCGGGATCCTCCCTACCGTATGGCGCTACCCAAGCCTCGGAAAAAAGGCCCCCTCATGAACGACCGTGAGTTCATCAATGCCATCGATGCCGATGGCCAGCCCCTGAACATCGCCGTACGCAACGGCCGCATCAGCCACATCGGCCCGCAACGCGCCAGCATCGCCGCCGATGAAACCATCGACCTCGAAGGGCTGCTGGTGCTGCCCGGCTTCGTCGACGGCCACATCCATCTGGACAAGAGCTTTGTCGGCGACCGCTGGCGCCCGCACCAGCCGGTCGCCAGCCTGCGCGAGCGGCTGGCCGTGGAAAAGCGCGAGCTCGCCAGCGCCCCACCGATCGTCGAGCGTGCCGACGCGCTGATCCGCCAGGCCGCCTCGTTCGGCACCCTGGCCATGCGCTGCCATGTCGACGTCGACGCCACCACCGGCCTGGCCAACCTGCGCGCCATCCTCGAAGCCCG contains:
- a CDS encoding VacJ family lipoprotein — translated: MQTPSAAWLSARNTVLALSLLAASGCSQRSPAGACGPVAHQLSDPAEPANRAVFAFNRSVDDYLLAPVARGYTALPNFAQQGMHNFAANFGEPKVFANDLLQGNGQRAMTSLSRFIFNTTLGVAGLIDVSGKMGLARHESDFGQTFGVWNIADGPIVELPLLGTHNLRDATGRVLGLALDPFGDNSDTVQTLGTVAMAGGVVDGRAQALPLTDKLRTQPDYYQALRDYTAQQRANQVAEGKLGAPGKRPDQCQGGNTGE
- a CDS encoding MFS transporter, which codes for MTNDSKLLRAALIFIACTSFIVCGVQPIFMGLLTEQLSLSLDQQGWVVSVEMIGMTLGTLLCPILMKRHGGRSLCLCVGALCVALSVATAFATSNTMLLVVRLAAGTCAGLVYAYAVSTLGRLPNQDRSFGLMLLLQTPEYSLFSAALPLLAAQSGTVTALSAFGLWYLLICGASLVLPRRPALSLASGEGSPAQVGSARTGCTALLGMLFMQIAIYCVWGFIDQLARDQGIAGVDIGWAFGLSAIGGLPGAGLPSLLGARVNRQLMIALGLVAVFISIAMLTGHTRTPMQLFVALLLINFGWVLSLSYYMALITTNDPTGKLTPLVSITLMGAAAVTPALIALLVEGSNQQLIFLLGTGALVIAFAVTCLGAGTKAVHSKAAV
- a CDS encoding DUF3303 domain-containing protein, whose product is MLFIIQWSIAPENRNAVMARFAKTGGLPPAELKVHGRWHAVGELQGFAVVESNDLQPVLQWTMDWSDLAHMQVSPAMTDAELGPILVAAVSKMTH
- a CDS encoding AraC family transcriptional regulator encodes the protein MVKPQHELLMEVDEWPWEVGSRATDYPPDWYIAPHSHAKHQLIYAIKGLMLVESEAERWTVPPSRGIWMPCGQPHAIRCVGDVKMRSVFVRPDAATDMPQQSKAISISPLLSELIKASVDFTGPFVEDSREARIMRLILDEICVLPTLPLKLLHPSDARLRAICSALHERPHDTSTVADWGAHLGVDEKTIQRLFRKETGMTFGQWRQQARLMQALERIALGQRIIDVAGTLGYDSPSAFASMFKRQFGITPSQFFK
- a CDS encoding MFS transporter, whose amino-acid sequence is MTTPAATLAPAASAADQPQGFLVRIVGAAAFAHLLNDLIQAVLPSIYPMLKRDFSLSFAQIGWIALIYQVTASLLQPWVGMYTDKRPMPYLLPTGMLFTLVGIALLAFANSYEMLLVAAAVVGIGSATFHPEASRVARMASGGRFGTAQSTFQVGGNTGSAIGPLLTAAIVIPHGQPAIAWFMLAAGLAIFVLLRITGWTLRHGQTQLKGLAGQQAPGLSKGAMWRAVGVIAVLMFAKFVYIASFTNYFTFYLIEHFGLSVQQSQLYLFVFLAAVALGTFAGGPVGDRIGRKAVIWVSFLGVAPFALALPYANLAWTAVLAVAIGLVMSSAFAALVVYAQEAVPGRVGMVSGVMFGLMFGISGIGAAGLGELADLHGIEWVYQVISFLPLLGLATALLPATRSKAQPTRCC